One Bacillota bacterium DNA segment encodes these proteins:
- the tsaD gene encoding tRNA (adenosine(37)-N6)-threonylcarbamoyltransferase complex transferase subunit TsaD has translation MVPISRPVLGIETSCDETSAALLRDGRELLSNIISSQMEIHREYGGVVPELASRKHVESILPVIDQAFTEAEVRKGDVSAVSVTYGPGLVGALVVGLSVAKALAYAWGVPLLGVHHLEAHIYANFVEAQREFPLVCLVVSGGHTEIVLMEGHGDLVILGRTRDDAAGEAFDKVARVLGLEYPGGPAIDRVAAKGDEEYLSLRRSHLEEGSLDFSFSGIKTAVAYLVNDLTQARKAIPVAHIAASFRRAVVDVLVDKTMAAAERHGVKSVFMAGGVAANSLLREEMLRAGGSRGLEVSFPPANLCTDNAAMVACAGHYLLKRGLVSDLSLDAEAGPELGVRG, from the coding sequence GTGGTACCCATTTCCAGACCGGTCCTGGGCATAGAAACCTCATGCGATGAGACCTCGGCCGCGCTTCTCAGGGACGGCCGGGAGCTCCTCTCCAACATCATCTCTTCCCAGATGGAGATCCACCGGGAGTACGGGGGTGTGGTGCCGGAGCTGGCCTCAAGGAAACACGTGGAGAGCATCCTCCCCGTAATTGACCAGGCCTTCACCGAGGCCGAGGTCAGGAAGGGCGATGTCTCCGCCGTGAGCGTGACCTATGGCCCGGGCCTGGTCGGGGCGCTGGTGGTTGGATTATCTGTGGCCAAGGCCTTGGCATATGCCTGGGGAGTGCCCCTCCTTGGGGTTCATCACCTTGAGGCCCACATCTACGCCAACTTCGTGGAGGCCCAGAGGGAGTTCCCCCTGGTCTGCCTGGTGGTCTCCGGCGGGCACACCGAGATAGTGCTGATGGAAGGTCACGGAGACCTGGTCATCCTGGGCAGGACCAGGGATGACGCCGCTGGGGAGGCCTTCGACAAGGTGGCCAGGGTACTGGGGCTTGAATACCCCGGGGGACCGGCCATCGACCGTGTGGCGGCGAAGGGTGACGAGGAATACCTGAGCCTTCGCCGGTCGCACCTGGAGGAGGGCAGCCTGGACTTCAGTTTCAGCGGGATCAAGACCGCTGTGGCCTACCTGGTGAATGACCTCACCCAGGCCCGGAAGGCCATCCCCGTAGCCCACATAGCGGCCTCCTTCAGGAGAGCCGTAGTTGATGTCCTGGTGGACAAGACCATGGCTGCTGCGGAGAGGCATGGGGTGAAGAGCGTATTCATGGCGGGAGGGGTAGCCGCCAACAGCCTCCTCCGGGAGGAGATGCTGCGGGCCGGGGGAAGCCGGGGCCTTGAGGTATCCTTCCCCCCGGCCAACCTGTGCACTGACAACGCCGCCATGGTGGCCTGCGCCGGCCACTACCTCCTGAAGAGGGGGTTAGTTTCCGACCTTAGCCTGGATGCGGAGGCCGGGCCAGAGCTGGGGGTGCGAGGATGA